A segment of the Prochlorococcus marinus str. MIT 9215 genome:
TAGGCCTTCTAACAAGCGAAGAATTTAGTAGTTTTTTTGCAGCAATATTAATGCTAATCGATCCAATAAGCCATGTAAGTACAAATTTTAATGACTATAAACAGGCAGAAGCTTCAATAAAAAGGTTGAAAAACATTAATCTAGAGCCTATCGAAGATGATAAAGAAAATTTAACAAGGATATCCAATATTGCAGGCAAAATAAGTTTTAAGAAAGTTAATTTCGCTTACAAAAAAGATAATCAAGTACTTAAAAATATCAATTTAGAAATAAAAAGAGGTGAAGTCACAGCATTTGTTGGAGCTTCTGGAGCTGGTAAAAGTACAATGTTGGCTTTGATTTTAAAGTTTATAAATCCAACTAATGGAGACATTTTTATAGATGATAAAAATCTCAAAATAATAAATACAAAAGATATTAGAAAAAACATTGCATTAGTACAACAACAGCCTTTTTTGTTTTCAGGAACAATTTTTGATGTAATAAGAATGGGCAGAAATTTCACCAAAGAAGAAGTTATAGAATCAGCAAGAAAAGCAAACGCTCACAACTTCATTCAAAAGCTTCCTGAGAAATATGAAACTGAGATAACTGAAAAAGGATCAAATTTCTCAGGTGGTCAGATCCAGAGGATAGCAATTGCAAGAGCAATACTTGGTAACCCTTCAATTCTTCTTTTAGATGAGGCCACGAGTGCGTTAGATGCAGAATCAGAATCAGAAGTACAAAAAGGACTTAGTAGAGCTATGAAAGATCGAACAGTTATTGTAATTGCTCATAGATTAGCCACTACGCAAGAGGCAAATAAAATAGTTGTTTTCGATAAAGGCAAAATTATTGAAGTTGGGAAACATATTGATCTAATCAATAAACCTGGAATTTATAAAGAATTATGTGAAAAACAATTGATTAAAAAATTATAATTAAACTTTATTTATTATAAAGAGTAAGTCAATGAGCGAAAACACAAATGATTCTTCAAATCCAGTTTTAACCTTTGAAGGGAAAAAATATTTAATAAATGAACTTTCTAATGAAATAAAAGAATCTATAAAAGCATTACAAATAGCTGAGACACAACTTAAGATGCATCAAGATACTCTCGAATTACTTTCAATTAGCCGAAACACATTAGCTAATCAATTAAGAGGAAAACTAAAAAACCTAGAGTGAAATTCTAATAATTATGGATTTCTTGTAAAGAATAAGCATAAACTTTATTACTCTGCAAAGCTTTAATTGCTTTAATGGCTGCCTTTGCTCCAGGAATAGTTGTAAATGTAGGGATGTTATATTCTAAAGCAGCACGTCTTAAATAAGCGTCGTCATGAAGAGCCTGTGAACCGATTGGAGTATTAATTATTAATTGAACAAGTCCCGAACGAATTAGGTCCTCAATATTTGGTCTACCTTCATGAACTTTTAGCACTTCGTCAACTTGAATGCCTAAATTTACCAAATATGAAGCTGTACCTTTTGTTGCAATTAATTTAAATCCTAAAATCAAAAGTTCTTGAGCAATTTCCTCGAGATTTTTTTTATCTAAATCATTTGTAGACAAAAAAGCAACTCCTTCTGATGGAACACCATTTCCTGCTGCCAATTCAGACTTAGCATAAGCAATTCCAAAATCTTTAGCTAAACCCATTACTTCTCCAGTAGATCTCATTTCGGGACCAAGTAATGTATCAGATCCAGGAAATCTTTTGAAAGGTAACACAGCCTCCTTAACTGCTTGATATTTAGGAGAAATTTCTTGTGTGAAATTAATATCTTCCAATGTAAAACCTTGCATTAACTGGGTAGCTAATTTTGCGATTGGTTTACCTATGGCTTTTGAAACAAATGGGACCGTCCTAGATGCTCTTGGATTTGCTTCAAGAATAAATAGCTTATTTTCTTTGTTATTTGTATTTGTCACCGCAAATTGTAAGTTAATTAAACCAACAACATTTAATCTTTGTGCAATTAATTTAGTCCACTTCCTTACATTTTCTATTGTAGATAATGAAAGAGAAATGGATGGTAAACAACAAGCTGAATCTCCTGAATGAATTCCTGCAGGCTCAACATGTTCCATTAGACCTGCGATGACAACTGAACCGTTTGAATCACATAAAGCATCAACATCTATCTCAATAGCATTATTCAAATATTGATCAAGAAGGATTGGATGATCAGGCGAAACCTTAACTGCTTCATTAATATATCTTGATAATTCATTCTCATCTTTAACAATTTCCATTGCCCTTCCTCCTAAAACATAAGAAGGTCTTACAACCAATGGGAACCCTATATTTTTTGCTACTATCTCCGCTTCATCTTGATTACGTGCAATACCGTTTAAAGGTTGTCTAATACTTAGTTCTTCAAGTATCTTTGTAAATTCTTCTCTATCTTCAGCCAAATCGATAGATATTGGAGATGTCCCGAGAATTTTTGATCCAGTTTTGGCTCCATCATTAGATTTAAGCCATTCATATAAAGGTAATGATATTTTTAGCGGCGTTTGGCCTCCAAATTGAACAATCAAACCATAAGGATTTTCTGCTTCTATTATGTTAAGCACATCCTCCAAAGTTACAGGTTCAAAATATAAAATATCGCTAGTATCATAATCTGTTGATACTGTCTCAGGGTTGCTATTAACCATTATTGTTTTATAACCATTTGTAGAGGCTTGATATGATGCATGACAACAACAGTAATCAAATTCTATTCCCTGACCAATTCTGTTTGGACCGCCTCCTAGAATCATGATTTTTTTTGATTCGCAATTTTCTGAAATCTCGCTATCGAAAATTTGAGAATTTGAATTAAGGAAAGATTCCTCGTAGGTTGAATAATGATAAGGAGTTGACGAAGAAAATTCCGCTGAACAAGTATCAACAGTTTTATAAATTGGTATTATATTAAGTTTTTTTCTATATCTTCTCACCTCAAAAAATTCAGAATTAGTTAACTTCGCTATCTGTTGATCTGAAAAGCCTAATTGTTTAGCATGTAACATCAAATCCCTGTCTAGAGAATAAAGTTCCTTTTCTTTTAAAAAGTCATTTTCAAAATTAAAGATATTACGTAATTTTTCGATAAACCATAAATCTATATTTGTAACTTCATAAATATATGAATTAGTTTTCCCAAGCTGCATAGCCTTTTTAATGAGAAAAATTCTTTCACATGTCGGGTTCCTTAAACTATTTTTAATATGACTCTCATTCTTAAATTCATCTAATGAATCACATTCCCATCCAAAAACACCTACTTCTAAAGACCTTAATGCTTTCTGAAATGATTCTTCAAAAGAACGACCTATTGCCATTGACTCACCAACGGATTTCATGGCAGTGCTTAAAGTCTTCGAAGATCCTTTAAACTTTTCAAAGGCAAATCTTGGAATCTTAGTAACTACGTAATCAATTGATGGCTCGAAACATGCAGGTGTTTTTTTTGTAATATCATTAATAATCTCATCAAGTGTATAACCAACAGATAATAAAGCAGCAATCTTAGCTATAGGAAATCCAGTGGCTTTACTTGCCAAAGCAGAGGATCTACTAACACGGGGGTTCATTTCTATGACAATTACATCTCCATTAGTTGGATTTATTGCAAATTGGATATTACTCCCTCCTGTTTCAACGCCTACTTCTCTAATAATTTTCAATGACAAATCCCTTAATCTCTGATACTCCTTATCTGTTAAAGTCTGTGCAGGAGCTACGGTAATCGAATCTCCAGTGTGAACACCCATTGGGTCTAAATTTTCAATGCTACAAACTATTACTACATTGTCAGCAGTATCTCTCATTACCTCTAGTTCATACTCCTTCCATCCAATTAGTGATTTTTCAATCAATATCTGATTACTTGGACTTTCCTCCAACCCTGATTTACACAACTCAACAAATTCTTCAAGGTTAAAAGCAATTCCACCTCCTACACCACCTAATGTAAATGCAGGCCTAATTATAAGAGGGTAGGAACTAATTTCTTTTGATACCTCCATAGCTTCATCCAGATCAGATGCAATGCCAGAAGGACATACATTTACATTTATTTTCTCCATCGATTCTTTAAATAATTTTCTATCTTCAGCTTTATTAATAGCTCTTAAATCAGCCCCAATTAATTCAATATTATTTTGTTTCAAAAAATCTGATTCTGATAATTTAACCGCAAGATTCAAAGCGGTTTGACCTCCCATAGTGGGAAGAATCGCGTCAGGTTTTTCTTTTAAAATAATCTGAGAAACAATTTCAGAAGTCAAAGGTTCAATATAGGTTTTATTAGCAATATCAGGATCAGTCATTATTGATGCTGGATTTGAATTTATCAAGATAATTTCATAACCAGCATTTCTTAAAGCTTTACAAGCTTGAGTGCCAGAGTAATCAAATTCGCATGCTTGTCCAATAACAATCGGTCCAGAACCAAGAATAAGAATTTTTTTAAGATCACCTCTTTGAGGCATAATTTAAACATTCATTTATCTCATGCTACTTATAAATCATCAGATGTTAATCAAGTTACTTGAAAAGCAACATTTGTTTCTATAGTATTGAAAGAAAATAATTTTTTATGAGCGAACTTCAACGACTTAAAAGTTTGTTGCCTCCAGAAAATGAAAGTTGGGTATTTGTTGAAGCTGCTGCGGCTATAGACCCACCTTTAATAACACTTGAGGAAATTGGTCGTGACGAAGTAGAAATTCAAATAGATCTAGATGAATGGGATAACTTTGCTATTGACCACAGAAATCTATTATTTTGGCACGAGGTTGGAAAAATTCAAAATGACACAATTCCCAGAGATGGATGGGAAATGGCAGCTCTAGCCATAGGACTAGGAGGGGCGATAGGAGAGTTATGGGTTCAAGATGGGTTACTTTTATTACTTGCTCTTGGTTTATCAAGTTTTGCAGGCTATAGATTATATTTAAAAAATAATTCTGAAAAAAAGCTTCAAGATGCTATTTATGCAGACGAGAGAGCTATAGATCTTGCTTGTAGATTTGGATACAGCATTCCAAATGCGTATAAAAGTCTTGGGGGTGCATTAAAGGAATTAATTGATAAGACGCGAAAGAAGAAAAAAAGAAGTTTTTTTGAAGATAGATTAGATGCCTTAAGAAAAAGTGCAGAAAGAGCAAGATCAGAATTATCTCAGCAAGAAGGTTCAGAAAAATCAGTCTCAAGCGAAAATGTTTATGGACAATAAAAATTTGGTTTTAATGGCAGCTAAAGCATGTGATGAAAAAAAAGCAAGGGATATAAAACTTATAAAAATCGACAAAGTATCATTTATTAGCGAATGGATTTTGATTGCTGAAGGATTATCTGATGTACAAGTTAGATCTATAACTAATTCAGTAGAGGGGGAACTTAGAGAGAAGGCTAAAATTGAACCAATACGAAAAGAGGGAGTTAATGAAGCTAAATGGGCTTTACTTGATTATGGTGATTTAATCGTGAATATTTTTCAACCAGAAATAAGAAAATTTTATGACCTTGAATCATTCTGGAGTAATGGAGATAATCTCATATTTCCATAATTTTATTTTATGAACGAATCTAAATGTCCTGTCCCTAAAGAGCAACAACCCACAAATGAATTTATAGAATTATCCAAATCTAAAATTTTTTCTTGGCCAAAAACAAAAAAGTCGCTAATTATAATATTGATAAAATTCTGGGTAGGTGCTTTTGTTTTGTTTCTTGTCATTTCTTCAGGAAGTGTATATTTCAAAACATCCCTTTTAAAATATATTCTATTAAGTTTTTTTAGCAGCTTATCAATACCTCTACTAATTTCCATAAGGTTATATTTAGGCTGGAATCATATCTTTAATAGATTAATATCTGAGAAAGTTGAATACGAGGAATCCGGTTGGTATGACGGACAAGTATGGGAAAAGCCATTAGTTTTGAAAGAAAAAGAATCACTTATTGCCTCAATTGAGGTGAAGCCTATTTTAAAAAATTTAATTCAAATTTTTTCTATTATTTCAGTCTTAGCTTTGACTGGCATTTTGATTTTTCAACATAACAATTTTTAAATGAGTTCTAATTTCAAAAACCTCTACACTTCTAACAATCCTCCTTTGCAGGCGAACTTAATAAGAGGGGCAAATATTGAGTCAATTCATAAAATTCATGCCGTTATTACAGACAAAAAAGGTAGGGTTTTAATGTGCGCAGGAAATCCAGAATACAAAAGTTTCATAAGGTCAGCACTTAAACCTTTTCAAGCAATACCTTTCGTTAGTAGTGGAGCTGCATCAAAAATAAATAATGAATCAAAATCCATTGCGTTAGCATGCGGTTCACATAGTGGATCAAAACTTCATTCAAGGGAAGCCTTCAAAATCTTATGGGAATATGACATTGACATTAATAATCTGCTATGTCCAAAATCCAAGACAAGTTCACTAGAACATAATTGTTCGGGTAAACATGCTGCTTTTTTAGCTACATGCAAAAAAATGAATTGGCCATTAGATAGTTACTTAATGGGGGATCATCCACTTCAAATTGAAATATTCAGAATAGTTTCTGAATTACTTGAAATCCCGTCATCTGAAATAAACGCAGAACGTGATGATTGTGGAGCCCCCACCCTATATTTAAAACTACTAGAAATGTCCAGGTTATATTCACTTCTAAGCAGTTCCGAAAATGCTGAATTAGAACAAATCAGTAGAGCTATGACATTAAACCCGACAATGATAAGTGACAACAATAAATTTGATACAGAAATAATTAAAGCTTCTCACGGGAAAGTTATAGGTAAAGGCGGTGCCGAGGGAATACAGTGTCTATGTAAGTTAAATGAAGGGATAGGGCTAGCTTTAAAAGTAGAAGACGGTTCAAAAAGAGCAAAGCATGCTGTTAGTCTTCACTTACTAAAACAGTTGGAGTGGATATCTGACTTAAGAATTCAGGACATCGAAGAGAAGGTATTTAATTTTCCTGAAGGAGTACGACTTGAAGTTAAAGGTAAATTAAAATTCCAAGAATCCTAAAAAAACAGGAAAAATCCCCCTTTCAGATGTATGCTATGTATATGACGCGGGGTAGAGCAGTCTGGTAGCTCGTCGGGCTCATAACCCGAAGGTCGGAAGTTCAAATCTCCCCCCCGCCACCATATAAAAGCAGCTTAAAGGCTGCTTTTTTTATTTTTGCGATAGTCACAGTAATTTTAAAAATATAATACCGAAGGTTTTTATATCTTACTAAAAAGTTCTTATTAGAATTATTTGAGATCCTTTTGGATTGAGAATTTCAAGTCAATTCTAACTATTAGACCAATAATGATAAAAAATATTCCAATGTATGAGTTCAAAGATAGATCCAAAATATTAAATTAATTTTCAAACTAAAGTTTAACTCAAAAATCATATCTATTAAATATGGCAATAAAAAAGAGTTTTAAAAAATCTGAATTTTTAATATTTTCATCATTAATAAGTAAAAAAAGTAGAGTAAAATTCAACTAATCTAGAAAATTATATGCAGAATTTGCTACAGCGTGATTTAGGTTCAAGCCTTTTATCAATAGCTGTCATATTAGGTTGGCTAGGTCTGTTTTTTGTATTCTTGAGATTATTAACAATTTCAATAAAGAGAATCCTTGAAACAATTTTCAAAAAATCATAATTATTTAAATAAATAAATAATTCTGAATTAATCGCATAAATCCTTTATCACTAAGTATAATAACCTAAAAAATGTCAATTTTGGATAAGGTTAAGATAGGGAATTCCGTTCAAGTTAACCTAGAAATGTCTAAGGATAGACTTACCAAAGAAACTATTGATGCAATAAATGTTTCTTCATTGGGTAAGATAAGCGATTTCAGAATAACTGATGGCAAAGGAATTGGAGTTGTATTGCAATTATCTAATGGAGAAGAACAATGGTTTTTTGAGGATGAAATTGATCTTCTAGACGAAAATGGTAGTGTAATTAAAAAAACTAAAAATAAAAACGAGAATAGTAATTTTATATTTGATTTTATAAGTGGACTAAATTATGAAAATAAAAATAAGTTAAGCGAATTACTTAATCCAATTAACTTTTTTATCTGGCTGGTTGTATCATTTAAAGATATTTTTTAATTGTTTAAAAATTTTCTAAAATAAAAATAATTTAATAATTTATTTAAATTAAAATTTCAGTTATTAAACTTTTAAATGGTACAAAATATTATCGATGTAAGAAATTTATCTAAGACATTTGATATCTCTTCAAAAGAACCAGGCTTAAAAGGAACAATTAAACATTTTTTTAGAAGACAAACAAAAAGTTTAAAAGTTATAAAAAATATAAGTTTTGAAATTAAAGAAGGTGAAATAGTAGGTTTTCTTGGTGCTAATGGAGCTGGAAAAACAACCATATTAAAAATGCTTTGTGGCTTAATTTATCCAAGTGAAGGTTCGATTTTAGTTTCAGACTACTTACCTTTCAGGAGAAAAGAAAATTTCCTGAAGAATATCACCTTAATAATGGGACAAAAGCAACAGCTTATTTGGGATCTTCCTCCAATTGAATCATTCTATTTGAATGCATCAATATATGACTTAGATAAGTTCGAAGCTAAAAAGAGAATAAAAAAACTATCGGAAATGCTTGAAATTGATGAAGAGCTATTCATACCAGTTAGAAAACTTTCTCTAGGTCAGCGTATGAAGTCAGAATTACTAGCAGCTTTGATACATGAACCAAAAATTATATTTTTAGACGAGCCGACACTTGGATTAGATATTAATGCACAGAGAAATTTAAGAAAATTCCTTCAAAAATATAATAAAGAAAATAATGCAACGATATGCCTAACCAGTCATTACATGAAAGATATTACATCGCTATGCAAGAGAGTTATATGTGTACACGAAGGAGCTATATCATATGATGGGAAACTTGACCTATTATTAAAAAAACTTTCTCCTGTAAAAGAAATATTAATAATTTGTCGCTCTGAAGAAGATGCAATTAAATTAGAAAATGCAGGTTTTACTGTTAAAAATAAAATAAAGAATGAAATCACTATAAAAATTGAAAACAACTCTATTACCTCGTCACTAAAAAAAATCCTAAATAATTTTGATATTGAAGATCTTTTTATAAATGAACCTCCTATAGATGAAATTATTGGGAAGGTATTAATCAAAAAAGATTATGATATCTAATTTGATTAACCGTAAAATATTCACCTTATTAAAAGTCCAATATTCGAACATGTTGGAATATAGGGTAGAAATTGCATTATGGGCAATTTCAGGGATTATTCCTTTTTTCATGTTAAACATTTGGACAAATAATAATCTAAATGAATCCATAAACATTAGCGATGTTATGCTTTCTAGGTATTTCTTATGTGCTTTTTTTGTAAGACAGTTTTCTGTAGTTTGGGTTGTATTTAGTTTTGAAGAAGATTCTCTTATGGGGAAAGTATCCCCGTATCTAATTCAACCTTTAAATCCATTTTTCAGATATTTTGCTCAACATATTGCCGAACAAATAACAAGATTTCCTTTTGCAATAGTAATTTCTTTTTTCTTTTTTATTTTTAATCCAGAAAGTTTATGGATGCCAAATTTAGGTATTTTATTCTTATCGATAATATCAACTTTCTTATCATTCTTAATTCAATTTTTAATTCAATCAATAGTTGCATGTCTATGCTTCTGGACTGAGAAAGCATCATCAATCGAAAGATTGATATTCATCCCAACTTTATTTCTTTCAGGTCTTTTAGCTCCAGTAGCTTCCTTTCCAGATTATGTAAAATCTTGGATTTATTTAACTCCTTTTCCATATCTAATAGATTTCCCTGCAAACTTACTTTCAGGTAATAGAACAAGTGTTTTTGGAGGTTTTAGCATGCAAATTATATGGATAGTATTACTTTTCCAAGTATTTAGAAAAATATGGTCTGAAGGAACGAAAAAATATACAGCAATGGGGTCATGAAACCAAGAAAATATTTAAAAGTGTATACAAAATTTTTGCATACTTCTTTAGCTTCTGAATTGGAATATAAAACGAATATATTAATTGATTTAATTACCGCAATTTTAAGTTTAATAGGTAGTATTTTTTTATTATCTATTTTCTTTCAAAACAATAGGACTATTGGAGGCTGGGAATTTGAAGAGGCGCTAATAATTCAAGGTATTTATACAATTTTGAATGGGATAACAAATACATGGTTTAATCCTAACCTCACAGAAATAGTTAAACATATAAGAGAAGGAACATTAGATTTTGTACTTTTAAAACCTATTGATAGTCAATTTTTTATTTCATTAAAAAAAATAAATCCATCTGGCTTTTTAGAAATAATACTTGGATTTTGCTTACTATTATTCTGCATGAGAATAAATCAAATAAATTTTAATTTTAGTTTACTTACCTTATCCTTGATTTCAATAATTTGCTCGATTTGTATTTTATATAGCCTATGGTTTTTCATATGTACAACAACTATTTGGTTTGTTAAGACTTGGAATGCCATAGAAGTATTAAGATCATTTCTTTATATTGGAAGATTTCCTTTAAATTCATTTTCATTTTCTTTAAGAATATTTTTTAGTGTTTTCATTCCTATTGCATTTATAACTACAATTCCTTCTGAAGTTTTTCTAGGTATTTCTGAATTATGGAAAATATTGCTTGAAATTATTGTTTCTTCAGTATTTCTTATAACTTCAAGAAAGTTCTGGTTATTTGCATTGAAATTCTACTCATCTGCATCTAGCTAACTATTATTTAATAACCTCCCTGCAAAATTCCCAAATTTGTTGTTTACTTTTCAGATTAGAAAGCCTAGATAATTTCTTAAAATAAGATTTAGATTTTTCAACAGATAAAAGACTACAGTTGTATTCAATTTTATGATTTCTAGATATGATTCCTAATTTGAGTGAAACATCACAGAGGATAATTATTAAAGTGAGAAAAAAAACTACACTGAAAAATTGCAAAAATGATTTTAAATAATTTTCTCTTTCAGTTTTCAATTCAAACTTCATTACTTAACTATATGCTGAGGGCACTTAATTGCAGCAATAGCAACAGCCGTAACTTTAAAATTTTCTGACTTCTCAATAACTTTTTTAACCTCTAATGCTCCAAATTTATTACTTGCATCACTGTATGAAAGAAGTAAAGATTTATAATTGTCATGACCTAGACTTCTATATTCGCAGAAATTATCTCCAACATAATTCAAAAGAGTTAGTAAAGTTAATTCAATCATTAATGCTTTTTACTAGCAAAGTTCTTACGAATGATACTGTGCAGGACATTTTTAACAAGTAAATTTACCAAAAACATTTGGAATCATAAATAAGATTTTTTATCATAAGCTTTAAAATTACAGAATTATTTCAGAATTTTTAAATTATATATAAGAAAATCATTAAAGCACTATCTGTAGTGTTTCAACCTAGTTTGTTTTGCGCTATGGATAGGGGGTTGCATTTTTTATGAAATTGGTTTAAAAATAAAGTTCCCCATCACCCGGCCCCACATATGTGAGGCCTTTTTTTATAGTTTTTAAAATAAAGTCTCTCTAATGGCATTATTTAATTTAACGAGTTATTCATTAATCCCTTTGATAACGAATAAACATAATAATTAATTTATTTTTTTAACTAATAAACCAGCTTTAATTTTTTTTTCACAAAACTTTAGGACTATTCTTAATTAATTTATAAAAAACTATTTATGGATTTAAACAATAAGCTAATACCAACTAAAATACAAAATGTTATAAAAGTTTTCTTAATTAGAAGATTACCATTTAGTTTTGACAAGTGAGCTCCGAAATATCCTCCTGTAAAGGAACCAATTAATAATGCTATCAATATATTTGAAGGGACCGATCCTATTCTGGCCAAATAAACTGCTCCGACAAAATTCCAAAAAATCCCAACAGTAAAGAATGTCATACTTATAGCTCGAAGAAAATCCATTTCAAAAGTTTTTATTAAAAGTATTGTTACAAGCAATCCAGTTCCTGAAGAAATAGAACCATTTAAGATACCTATAAGAAAAATTAAAATTATAAATCTTATTTTATGAACCAAATTAAGCTTATTATTCCCAGATGATAAACCTAATTCTGGTTTAAGGTATGAATAAAAAGCTAATAATATTGATATGATTCCTAAAATCAAGTACAAGTACTTTTCTGATATGTATTCAATTATAGAAGAACCTAAAATTACTCCTGGTAATCCAAAAATTAAAATTTGCCAAGCAACACTTATATCATTACCTAAAGATTTGTAATTTCTTAGTGAGCCCCCTATTCCTAGTGCTACTGTTGCTAATTTATGACTAGCGAGAGCCTGATAGTAAGGAACTCCAGATAAAATCAATGCAGGCAATTGTAATAATCCTGCACCTCCTCCAGAAATTGCTGAGAACGTATTAGAAAAAAAGGATATCAAAAAGATATAAACACTTTTAAATATAAAATAATCAATACTCCCTAATGATTTTGTAAGTAGATAAGTCATTAACTACAAATCCAAGTATTTTAATAAGTAAAAAAATATTCTTTTCATAAGAAACAAAAGACTCACGAAGCTTTATTTTATCTTTTTCAATCAAAATTTTTAAAAAACTGTTATTATCGAAAAAATTTCAAGAAAACTATGCATATACAAGATGCAATCTACCTTGATCAGTTTTGTCCAAAGATAAGTAATAAAAATTGGAGAGAGTCACTAAATAAAATTACTAAGTTTAAATGTATTTATTGTGGTAAACCATCAGAATCACTTGATCACCTTCATCCAATGTCAAAAGGTGGTACTAGCAGTACAAGTAATTGCGTCCCATGTTGTTTGTCGTGTAATGGTAAAAAATCAGATTCAGAAGTTCTTAGTTGGTACAGAAAACAAAATTTTTATGATCCTCGCAGGGCTATGGCGATACGAGCATGGTTTAATTATGATTTAAAACTAGCGTCAATTCTTTTGAACTACCTAAATTAAACAATAAAAAGTAAATTGATTAAGCTTCGAAAAAACATTTTTGTATATGATTGGATAAGATCCTACTGTCTTAGCAAATAATGAATATTTACTTAAATTATTCTTTTACTTTCTGAATTTATTTTATTACTGATAATCGAAATATTAGAAAAATCATCTTTCCACATTATTGGCGAATCTATAACCTTTCTCTCTGGAGACTTTACAGAAAAAATCAATCCAAACA
Coding sequences within it:
- a CDS encoding ABC transporter permease, whose amino-acid sequence is MKPRKYLKVYTKFLHTSLASELEYKTNILIDLITAILSLIGSIFLLSIFFQNNRTIGGWEFEEALIIQGIYTILNGITNTWFNPNLTEIVKHIREGTLDFVLLKPIDSQFFISLKKINPSGFLEIILGFCLLLFCMRINQINFNFSLLTLSLISIICSICILYSLWFFICTTTIWFVKTWNAIEVLRSFLYIGRFPLNSFSFSLRIFFSVFIPIAFITTIPSEVFLGISELWKILLEIIVSSVFLITSRKFWLFALKFYSSASS
- a CDS encoding ABC transporter ATP-binding protein: MVQNIIDVRNLSKTFDISSKEPGLKGTIKHFFRRQTKSLKVIKNISFEIKEGEIVGFLGANGAGKTTILKMLCGLIYPSEGSILVSDYLPFRRKENFLKNITLIMGQKQQLIWDLPPIESFYLNASIYDLDKFEAKKRIKKLSEMLEIDEELFIPVRKLSLGQRMKSELLAALIHEPKIIFLDEPTLGLDINAQRNLRKFLQKYNKENNATICLTSHYMKDITSLCKRVICVHEGAISYDGKLDLLLKKLSPVKEILIICRSEEDAIKLENAGFTVKNKIKNEITIKIENNSITSSLKKILNNFDIEDLFINEPPIDEIIGKVLIKKDYDI
- a CDS encoding asparaginase; this translates as MSSNFKNLYTSNNPPLQANLIRGANIESIHKIHAVITDKKGRVLMCAGNPEYKSFIRSALKPFQAIPFVSSGAASKINNESKSIALACGSHSGSKLHSREAFKILWEYDIDINNLLCPKSKTSSLEHNCSGKHAAFLATCKKMNWPLDSYLMGDHPLQIEIFRIVSELLEIPSSEINAERDDCGAPTLYLKLLEMSRLYSLLSSSENAELEQISRAMTLNPTMISDNNKFDTEIIKASHGKVIGKGGAEGIQCLCKLNEGIGLALKVEDGSKRAKHAVSLHLLKQLEWISDLRIQDIEEKVFNFPEGVRLEVKGKLKFQES
- the petP gene encoding cytochrome b6-f complex subunit PetP, whose amino-acid sequence is MSILDKVKIGNSVQVNLEMSKDRLTKETIDAINVSSLGKISDFRITDGKGIGVVLQLSNGEEQWFFEDEIDLLDENGSVIKKTKNKNENSNFIFDFISGLNYENKNKLSELLNPINFFIWLVVSFKDIF
- a CDS encoding ABC transporter permease — its product is MISNLINRKIFTLLKVQYSNMLEYRVEIALWAISGIIPFFMLNIWTNNNLNESINISDVMLSRYFLCAFFVRQFSVVWVVFSFEEDSLMGKVSPYLIQPLNPFFRYFAQHIAEQITRFPFAIVISFFFFIFNPESLWMPNLGILFLSIISTFLSFLIQFLIQSIVACLCFWTEKASSIERLIFIPTLFLSGLLAPVASFPDYVKSWIYLTPFPYLIDFPANLLSGNRTSVFGGFSMQIIWIVLLFQVFRKIWSEGTKKYTAMGS
- a CDS encoding HNH endonuclease, which codes for MHIQDAIYLDQFCPKISNKNWRESLNKITKFKCIYCGKPSESLDHLHPMSKGGTSSTSNCVPCCLSCNGKKSDSEVLSWYRKQNFYDPRRAMAIRAWFNYDLKLASILLNYLN
- a CDS encoding sulfite exporter TauE/SafE family protein; this encodes MTYLLTKSLGSIDYFIFKSVYIFLISFFSNTFSAISGGGAGLLQLPALILSGVPYYQALASHKLATVALGIGGSLRNYKSLGNDISVAWQILIFGLPGVILGSSIIEYISEKYLYLILGIISILLAFYSYLKPELGLSSGNNKLNLVHKIRFIILIFLIGILNGSISSGTGLLVTILLIKTFEMDFLRAISMTFFTVGIFWNFVGAVYLARIGSVPSNILIALLIGSFTGGYFGAHLSKLNGNLLIKKTFITFCILVGISLLFKSINSFL